In Anaerobacillus isosaccharinicus, one genomic interval encodes:
- the cbpA gene encoding cyclic di-AMP binding protein CbpA, protein MQIKYNSIPKKDVKICTEGFTIQEALEAIEETGYRCIPVLDNDKKKFLGNIYKSRIYEYMVKNAGPITDSVMKLIRDEDVFTYEDSSFFQVFFTIKKYPYVAVLKENGDFNGILTHANVMSLLEDSWGLKTGSYGLTISTHEYQGALKNIVSIIKKYCNIQSLLTLDNESTFLRRVIVTLPKSITEKQFHEIVQKLEKEGFRVFDIEKF, encoded by the coding sequence ATGCAAATTAAGTACAATTCTATTCCTAAGAAAGACGTTAAAATTTGTACTGAAGGGTTTACAATTCAAGAAGCTCTAGAAGCGATTGAAGAAACTGGTTACCGCTGCATCCCTGTGTTGGATAATGATAAAAAGAAATTTCTAGGTAATATTTATAAATCAAGAATTTATGAATATATGGTTAAAAATGCTGGTCCTATTACTGACAGTGTGATGAAATTAATCAGAGATGAGGATGTTTTTACATATGAGGATTCTTCATTCTTTCAGGTTTTCTTCACAATTAAGAAGTATCCTTATGTTGCAGTTCTTAAAGAAAATGGCGATTTCAACGGAATCTTAACCCATGCCAATGTCATGTCCTTACTAGAGGATTCTTGGGGGCTTAAAACCGGTAGCTATGGGTTAACAATCTCAACCCATGAATACCAAGGAGCATTAAAAAATATTGTTTCAATCATTAAGAAATACTGCAATATCCAAAGCTTATTGACACTTGATAATGAAAGTACATTCTTAAGACGAGTAATTGTTACTCTACCTAAGAGCATTACGGAAAAGCAGTTTCATGAGATCGTTCAAAAGTTAGAAAAAGAAGGGTTTCGAGTCTTTGATATTGAAAAGTTTTAA
- a CDS encoding ferritin, protein MVSENLVKALNEQMNFEFESAHVYLAMAAYCSAESLDGFANFFKVQAEEERFHAMKFYNFINDIGHRAVITGFETPSNDYKSVLDAFEKGLAHEKIVTKKIYNIADISLNEREHATMTFLKWFIEEQVEEEASFDTIIQKLKRIENDSNAFFMLDNEFAARSFTPPAE, encoded by the coding sequence ATGGTAAGCGAAAATTTGGTAAAAGCTTTAAACGAACAAATGAATTTTGAGTTTGAATCTGCACATGTCTATTTAGCAATGGCAGCCTACTGCTCTGCTGAAAGTCTCGATGGGTTTGCTAACTTTTTTAAGGTGCAAGCCGAAGAAGAAAGATTTCATGCTATGAAGTTTTATAATTTTATTAATGACATCGGTCATCGTGCCGTTATTACAGGATTTGAAACACCTAGTAATGACTATAAGTCAGTGCTTGATGCATTTGAGAAAGGCTTAGCTCACGAAAAAATCGTAACGAAGAAGATTTATAACATTGCTGACATTTCCTTAAATGAGCGTGAACATGCGACAATGACATTCTTAAAATGGTTTATCGAAGAACAAGTGGAAGAAGAAGCAAGCTTCGATACAATTATTCAAAAACTTAAGCGTATTGAGAACGATAGTAATGCATTCTTTATGCTAGACAATGAATTTGCTGCTCGTTCATTTACACCTCCAGCAGAATAA
- a CDS encoding sulfurtransferase, translated as MSKNLVTCQWLKEHMDDKNIRILDCRFELGKPNAGFEAYLEDHIPNAIYVDLEKDMSRPVRDHGGRHPLPNLEDFSAKLAAIGIDETMTVVAYDDQGGAMASRLWWLLKYVGHKDVFVLSTSYSNWKNNGFEITTMIPHFDHTKFTVALKEEMLSTMEDIRASIQNEDVILIDSRDPLRFLGIEEPIDKKAGHIPSAKNYFWKDCLNENGEWKKREEQKERFNDIEQNKEIIVYCGSGVTACPNVLCLQSLGYENVKLYLGSWSDWISYNENEIEK; from the coding sequence ATGTCAAAAAACTTAGTTACTTGCCAATGGCTTAAAGAACATATGGATGATAAAAATATTAGAATTTTAGATTGTCGCTTTGAGTTAGGAAAGCCTAATGCTGGATTTGAGGCGTATTTAGAAGATCATATTCCAAATGCTATTTATGTTGACTTGGAAAAAGACATGTCTAGACCTGTTAGAGATCATGGTGGCAGGCATCCTTTGCCTAACTTGGAGGATTTCTCGGCTAAATTAGCGGCAATTGGAATAGATGAGACGATGACAGTTGTTGCTTACGACGATCAAGGCGGGGCAATGGCATCAAGACTTTGGTGGTTACTAAAATATGTTGGTCATAAAGATGTATTTGTTCTCAGTACATCCTACTCAAATTGGAAGAATAATGGCTTTGAAATAACAACAATGATCCCCCATTTTGATCATACAAAATTCACTGTGGCTCTAAAAGAAGAAATGCTAAGTACGATGGAAGATATAAGAGCGTCTATCCAAAATGAAGATGTAATTCTTATCGATAGTAGAGATCCGTTACGTTTTTTAGGTATTGAAGAACCTATAGATAAAAAAGCTGGTCACATTCCTTCAGCAAAAAATTACTTCTGGAAAGACTGTTTAAATGAAAACGGTGAATGGAAAAAGAGAGAAGAGCAAAAAGAGAGGTTTAATGATATCGAACAAAATAAAGAAATTATTGTTTATTGCGGATCAGGAGTTACTGCATGTCCGAATGTTCTTTGTTTACAGTCATTGGGCTATGAGAACGTAAAGCTATATTTAGGTAGCTGGAGTGATTGGATCTCCTACAATGAAAACGAAATTGAAAAATAA
- the racA gene encoding chromosome-anchoring protein RacA, whose protein sequence is MEKVFKTKEVSEELGVNPTTIQRWIKYFDIPCKTNELGHYLITEKELESLLNIKERLNRGFTMKEIREKNDPVQVVKEKKEKMIAASVFEEKLEQLMIHIEQLERKLSVKADEVVEYQVLQHRSELDSLFSMITKIDERMSKIEQNLPVMEQKVVGGVESNIPEQLKKPRRNSLMRIFSF, encoded by the coding sequence ATGGAAAAGGTATTTAAAACAAAAGAAGTTTCTGAGGAGTTAGGTGTAAATCCGACGACAATTCAAAGGTGGATCAAATACTTTGACATCCCATGTAAAACAAATGAACTTGGTCATTATTTGATCACAGAAAAAGAGTTAGAATCTCTTCTTAATATAAAAGAGCGTCTTAATAGAGGGTTTACGATGAAAGAAATTCGTGAGAAAAATGATCCGGTGCAAGTTGTGAAAGAGAAAAAAGAAAAAATGATCGCTGCTAGTGTATTTGAGGAAAAGTTGGAGCAGTTAATGATTCATATTGAACAGCTAGAAAGAAAGCTTTCGGTTAAGGCAGATGAAGTAGTAGAGTATCAGGTGTTACAACACCGCAGTGAACTTGACAGCTTATTTTCAATGATAACGAAAATTGACGAGCGGATGAGTAAAATTGAACAGAATTTGCCGGTAATGGAACAGAAAGTTGTTGGTGGAGTAGAAAGTAATATCCCGGAGCAACTTAAAAAACCACGCAGAAATAGCTTAATGAGAATATTCTCGTTTTAA
- a CDS encoding DUF2515 family protein: MAIYSLSREEKEQVDTINKVTMRGNLDNISRTVFYDDFYLRNKEIIWAYLASFVSRNAGWNMTDLEGEIFRDLIPKRYRDILYLTYERANWLIFLDAYPQLLIYEKSKQTGEPLFHLLKFFHVSKFMVKEWERFWFEKDIERLCKSLIINEQHVIQKPVIEAPFYHDKVFGSLPFVAEEKLHFSTVFFPTLEGELFGYSVHGFKNVKNRIDLGKRLTKLLFHSREQKKIRRFASEIEHTGSRYDYEKYVKKVARKRTPTLRSVYPVIHHHRSDFTDWYNEKTAKKIAKYYREPDLIEKYDLTDWYYQKQNQLQIAARLEQWLLNFIK; encoded by the coding sequence ATGGCTATTTATTCATTATCAAGAGAAGAGAAAGAGCAAGTGGATACGATCAATAAAGTTACAATGCGAGGAAATCTAGATAATATTTCACGTACCGTATTTTATGATGATTTTTATTTGAGAAACAAAGAAATCATTTGGGCCTATTTAGCAAGTTTTGTGTCGAGAAATGCAGGGTGGAATATGACAGATTTAGAAGGGGAGATATTTCGTGACCTAATTCCAAAGAGGTATCGTGATATTTTGTATTTAACCTATGAAAGAGCAAATTGGCTAATATTCTTAGATGCATATCCTCAGTTACTAATTTATGAAAAATCAAAACAAACAGGAGAACCACTATTTCATTTATTGAAATTTTTTCATGTATCTAAATTCATGGTAAAAGAGTGGGAAAGATTTTGGTTTGAGAAAGATATTGAGCGGTTATGTAAATCATTAATTATTAATGAACAACATGTTATTCAAAAACCTGTTATTGAAGCGCCTTTTTATCATGATAAAGTTTTTGGGAGTCTACCATTTGTTGCTGAAGAAAAACTACACTTTAGTACGGTATTCTTTCCGACACTTGAAGGAGAGCTGTTTGGTTATTCAGTTCATGGATTTAAAAATGTAAAAAATCGGATTGATCTTGGGAAAAGGTTAACGAAGCTTTTGTTTCATTCAAGAGAACAGAAAAAAATCCGTCGATTCGCTTCGGAAATTGAACACACAGGATCGAGATATGATTACGAAAAATATGTAAAAAAAGTGGCGCGGAAAAGGACTCCAACATTGCGATCAGTGTATCCTGTTATTCATCATCACCGTAGTGATTTTACAGACTGGTATAATGAAAAGACTGCAAAAAAAATCGCGAAATATTACAGGGAGCCAGATTTAATTGAGAAATACGATTTAACAGATTGGTACTATCAAAAACAAAATCAGCTTCAAATAGCTGCGAGATTAGAGCAGTGGTTATTAAATTTTATAAAATGA
- the recU gene encoding Holliday junction resolvase RecU, producing MSIRYPNGKAYSPMHKEGTQLKTVNKVSYGNRGMSLEEDINSSNEYYLAKGIAVIHKKPTPLQIVKVDYPKRSAAVIKEAYFQQASTTDYNGVFEGKYIDFEAKETKNKTSFPLKNFHKHQIEHMRQVINQHGICFSLLRFSAIDEVYLLDAKHLCSFWSDQENSRKSIPKKEIEVLGHVIPLGLYPRIDYLSIVKGIYFS from the coding sequence ATGTCAATTCGTTATCCAAATGGAAAAGCATATTCTCCAATGCACAAAGAGGGCACTCAACTAAAGACCGTAAACAAAGTTTCCTATGGTAACCGTGGGATGAGTCTTGAAGAAGATATTAATAGCTCTAACGAATATTATTTAGCAAAGGGGATTGCTGTTATTCATAAAAAGCCAACCCCACTTCAAATTGTAAAAGTAGACTACCCAAAACGAAGTGCTGCCGTCATAAAAGAAGCGTACTTTCAACAAGCCTCCACTACTGATTACAACGGTGTTTTTGAAGGAAAATATATTGACTTTGAGGCGAAAGAAACAAAAAATAAAACGTCATTTCCATTAAAGAATTTTCATAAACATCAAATAGAGCATATGAGACAAGTTATCAATCAACACGGAATTTGCTTTTCGTTACTGAGATTTTCCGCAATTGATGAAGTGTATTTATTAGATGCAAAACATTTATGTTCATTTTGGAGTGACCAAGAAAATAGTCGTAAATCGATTCCTAAAAAAGAGATTGAAGTCCTTGGACATGTTATTCCCCTCGGACTTTATCCACGAATTGACTATTTATCGATTGTTAAAGGTATTTATTTTTCATAA